Proteins found in one Serratia plymuthica genomic segment:
- the hemG gene encoding menaquinone-dependent protoporphyrinogen IX dehydrogenase: MKALILYSSRDGQTRSIASYIASKLQDTLHCDVIDLLQADNVDLSQYQQVLIGASVRYGHFHPVLEKFVKQHAEQLNLMPSAFFAVNLTARKADKRSPQTNAYTRKFLLSSPWQPKQCVVFAGALRYPRYRWLDRVMIQFIMRMTGGETDTSKEVEYTDWQQVDRFAQEFGQIQYEK, encoded by the coding sequence GTGAAGGCACTGATTCTTTATTCGAGCCGTGATGGGCAAACGCGTTCTATCGCTTCTTATATAGCAAGTAAATTGCAGGATACATTGCACTGTGACGTGATTGACTTGTTGCAGGCAGACAATGTCGATCTCAGCCAGTATCAACAGGTGTTGATTGGCGCTTCGGTGCGTTACGGCCATTTCCATCCGGTGCTGGAAAAGTTCGTTAAGCAGCATGCCGAACAATTGAACCTGATGCCGAGTGCGTTCTTTGCCGTCAACCTGACAGCCCGTAAGGCGGACAAGCGTTCGCCGCAGACCAATGCCTATACCCGTAAGTTCCTGCTTTCCTCTCCGTGGCAGCCAAAACAGTGCGTGGTGTTTGCCGGCGCGTTGCGCTACCCGCGTTATCGTTGGTTAGATCGCGTCATGATTCAATTTATTATGCGTATGACGGGCGGGGAAACCGATACCAGTAAAGAAGTGGAGTACACCGATTGGCAGCAGGTGGACCGTTTTGCCCAGGAGTTTGGCCAAATTCAGTATGAAAAGTGA
- the trkH gene encoding Trk system potassium transporter TrkH — MHFRAITRIVGLLVILFSGTMFIPGLVALIYRDGAGRAFSQTFFVAVTIGLILWWPNRKQKHELKPREGFLIVVLFWTVLGSVGALPFLFSERPNLSLTDAFFESFSGLTTTGATTLVGLDSLPKAILFYRQMLQWMGGMGIIVLAVAILPILGVGGMQLYRAEMPGPLKDNKMRPRIAETAKTLWLIYVLLTIACALALWGAGMSVFDAIGHSFSTIAIGGFSTHDASIGYYASPTINTIIAIFLLISGCNYGLHFALLSGRSLKVYWRDPEFRMFIAVQFTLVVVCTAVLWGHGVYKTGMETLNQAFFQVVSMATTAGFTTDSISKWPLFLPMLLLCSAFIGGCAGSTGGGLKVIRILLLYLQGSRELKRLVHPNAVYTIKLGNRALPERILEAVWGFFSAYALVFIVSMLAIIATGVDDFSAFAAVTATLNNLGPGLGVVADNFTTMPAAAKWILVLTMLFGRLEVFTLLVLFTPTFWRE; from the coding sequence ATGCATTTTCGCGCCATAACCCGTATCGTAGGTTTGCTGGTCATCTTATTCTCCGGGACAATGTTTATTCCTGGCCTGGTGGCGTTGATATATCGCGATGGGGCGGGCAGGGCTTTCAGCCAAACCTTCTTTGTGGCGGTGACGATTGGCCTGATCCTGTGGTGGCCTAATCGTAAACAAAAACATGAGCTGAAGCCACGCGAAGGTTTCCTGATTGTAGTGCTGTTCTGGACGGTACTGGGTAGCGTGGGGGCTTTGCCATTCTTGTTCTCGGAGCGGCCTAACCTGTCGCTTACTGATGCTTTCTTTGAGTCGTTTTCCGGCTTGACCACCACCGGCGCGACGACGCTGGTGGGGTTGGATTCATTGCCCAAAGCCATTTTGTTCTACCGGCAGATGCTGCAGTGGATGGGTGGGATGGGGATCATCGTGTTGGCGGTAGCGATATTGCCGATCCTCGGCGTCGGCGGCATGCAGCTGTATCGTGCGGAAATGCCCGGCCCGCTTAAAGATAACAAAATGCGCCCGCGTATCGCCGAAACGGCCAAAACCCTGTGGCTGATCTATGTTCTGTTGACGATTGCCTGTGCGCTGGCGCTATGGGGCGCGGGGATGTCAGTCTTTGACGCTATTGGCCACAGCTTTTCAACTATCGCTATTGGCGGTTTCTCTACCCACGATGCCAGTATCGGTTATTACGCCAGTCCGACCATCAACACCATAATTGCCATTTTCCTGTTGATCTCTGGTTGTAACTACGGCTTGCACTTCGCCCTGCTAAGCGGTCGCAGCCTGAAAGTGTACTGGCGCGATCCTGAGTTCCGCATGTTCATTGCCGTGCAGTTTACGCTGGTAGTGGTCTGTACTGCGGTGCTGTGGGGCCATGGCGTCTATAAAACCGGTATGGAGACGCTTAATCAGGCGTTTTTCCAGGTGGTATCGATGGCGACGACGGCGGGCTTTACCACCGACAGCATTTCCAAGTGGCCGCTATTCCTGCCCATGTTGCTGTTGTGTTCTGCTTTTATTGGCGGCTGTGCAGGCTCGACCGGCGGTGGTCTGAAGGTTATCCGTATTCTGTTGCTGTATCTGCAAGGCTCTCGCGAGCTGAAAAGGTTGGTGCATCCCAATGCGGTTTATACCATCAAGCTGGGTAACCGTGCGCTGCCGGAAAGGATCCTGGAAGCGGTGTGGGGATTCTTCTCAGCTTACGCCCTGGTATTTATCGTCAGCATGTTGGCGATAATCGCCACCGGCGTTGATGATTTCTCCGCCTTTGCCGCCGTAACGGCAACGCTGAATAACCTCGGGCCGGGACTGGGTGTGGTAGCGGATAACTTTACTACTATGCCTGCGGCGGCGAAGTGGATTCTGGTATTGACCATGCTGTTCGGACGACTGGAAGTCTTTACGCTGCTGGTTCTGTTTACGCCAACGTTCTGGCGCGAATGA